One Symphalangus syndactylus isolate Jambi chromosome 20, NHGRI_mSymSyn1-v2.1_pri, whole genome shotgun sequence DNA segment encodes these proteins:
- the LOC129469847 gene encoding sperm acrosome membrane-associated protein 3 isoform X4: MVAVNWPECCMTSGWMDTGDTAWLTACALPYAGVCLAYFTSGFNTAAVDHEADGSTNNGIFQINSRRWCRNLTPNIPNVCRMYCSDLLNPDLKDTVICAMKITQEPQGLGYWEAWRHHCQGKDLTEWVDGCDF, translated from the exons ATGGTCGCTGTGAACTGGCCAGAGTGCTGCATGACTTCGGGCTGGATGGATACCGGGGATACAGCCTGGCTGACT GCCTGTGCTCTGCCCTATGCAGGGGTCTGCCTTGCTTATTTCACAAGCGGTTTCAACACAGCTGCTGTGGACCACGAGGCTGATGGGAGCACCAACAACGGGATCTTCCAGATCAACAGCCGGAGGTGGTGCAGAAACCTCACCCCGAACATCCCCAACGTGTGCCGGATGTACTGCTCAG ATTTGTTGAATCCTGATCTCAAGGATACCGTTATCTGTGCCATGAAAATCACCCAAGAGCCTCAGGGTCTGGGTTACTG GGAGGCCTGGAGGCATCACTGCCAGGGAAAAGACCTCACTGAATGGGTGGATGGCTGTGACTTCTAG
- the LOC129469847 gene encoding sperm acrosome membrane-associated protein 3 isoform X2 — protein sequence MVSALRGAPLIRVHSSPVSSPSVSGPRRLLSCLSSQSSALSQSGGGSTSAAGIEARSRALGRRWCPAGIMLLALVSLLSCLLPSSEAKVYGRCELARVLHDFGLDGYRGYSLADSAVDHEADGSTNNGIFQINSRRWCRNLTPNIPNVCRMYCSDLLNPDLKDTVICAMKITQEPQGLGYWEAWRHHCQGKDLTEWVDGCDF from the exons ATGGTCTCAGCTCTGCGGGGAGCACCCCTGATCA GGGTGCACTCAAGCcctgtttcttctccttctgtgAGTGGACCGCGGAGGCTGCTGAGCTGCCTGTCATCCCAAAGCTCAGCTCTGAGCCAGAGTGGTGGTGGCTCCACCTCTGCCGCCGGCATAGAAGCCAGGAGCAGGGCTCTCGGAAGGCGGTGGTGCCCAGCTGGGATCATGTTGTTGGCCCTGGTCTCTCTGCTCAGCTGCCTGCTACCCTCCAGTGAGGCCAAGGTCTATGGTCGCTGTGAACTGGCCAGAGTGCTGCATGACTTCGGGCTGGATGGATACCGGGGATACAGCCTGGCTGACT CTGCTGTGGACCACGAGGCTGATGGGAGCACCAACAACGGGATCTTCCAGATCAACAGCCGGAGGTGGTGCAGAAACCTCACCCCGAACATCCCCAACGTGTGCCGGATGTACTGCTCAG ATTTGTTGAATCCTGATCTCAAGGATACCGTTATCTGTGCCATGAAAATCACCCAAGAGCCTCAGGGTCTGGGTTACTG GGAGGCCTGGAGGCATCACTGCCAGGGAAAAGACCTCACTGAATGGGTGGATGGCTGTGACTTCTAG
- the LOC129469847 gene encoding sperm acrosome membrane-associated protein 3 isoform X1, whose protein sequence is MVSALRGAPLIRVHSSPVSSPSVSGPRRLLSCLSSQSSALSQSGGGSTSAAGIEARSRALGRRWCPAGIMLLALVSLLSCLLPSSEAKVYGRCELARVLHDFGLDGYRGYSLADWVCLAYFTSGFNTAAVDHEADGSTNNGIFQINSRRWCRNLTPNIPNVCRMYCSDLLNPDLKDTVICAMKITQEPQGLGYWEAWRHHCQGKDLTEWVDGCDF, encoded by the exons ATGGTCTCAGCTCTGCGGGGAGCACCCCTGATCA GGGTGCACTCAAGCcctgtttcttctccttctgtgAGTGGACCGCGGAGGCTGCTGAGCTGCCTGTCATCCCAAAGCTCAGCTCTGAGCCAGAGTGGTGGTGGCTCCACCTCTGCCGCCGGCATAGAAGCCAGGAGCAGGGCTCTCGGAAGGCGGTGGTGCCCAGCTGGGATCATGTTGTTGGCCCTGGTCTCTCTGCTCAGCTGCCTGCTACCCTCCAGTGAGGCCAAGGTCTATGGTCGCTGTGAACTGGCCAGAGTGCTGCATGACTTCGGGCTGGATGGATACCGGGGATACAGCCTGGCTGACT GGGTCTGCCTTGCTTATTTCACAAGCGGTTTCAACACAGCTGCTGTGGACCACGAGGCTGATGGGAGCACCAACAACGGGATCTTCCAGATCAACAGCCGGAGGTGGTGCAGAAACCTCACCCCGAACATCCCCAACGTGTGCCGGATGTACTGCTCAG ATTTGTTGAATCCTGATCTCAAGGATACCGTTATCTGTGCCATGAAAATCACCCAAGAGCCTCAGGGTCTGGGTTACTG GGAGGCCTGGAGGCATCACTGCCAGGGAAAAGACCTCACTGAATGGGTGGATGGCTGTGACTTCTAG
- the LOC129469847 gene encoding sperm acrosome membrane-associated protein 3 isoform X3, which produces MLLALVSLLSCLLPSSEAKVYGRCELARVLHDFGLDGYRGYSLADWVCLAYFTSGFNTAAVDHEADGSTNNGIFQINSRRWCRNLTPNIPNVCRMYCSDLLNPDLKDTVICAMKITQEPQGLGYWEAWRHHCQGKDLTEWVDGCDF; this is translated from the exons ATGTTGTTGGCCCTGGTCTCTCTGCTCAGCTGCCTGCTACCCTCCAGTGAGGCCAAGGTCTATGGTCGCTGTGAACTGGCCAGAGTGCTGCATGACTTCGGGCTGGATGGATACCGGGGATACAGCCTGGCTGACT GGGTCTGCCTTGCTTATTTCACAAGCGGTTTCAACACAGCTGCTGTGGACCACGAGGCTGATGGGAGCACCAACAACGGGATCTTCCAGATCAACAGCCGGAGGTGGTGCAGAAACCTCACCCCGAACATCCCCAACGTGTGCCGGATGTACTGCTCAG ATTTGTTGAATCCTGATCTCAAGGATACCGTTATCTGTGCCATGAAAATCACCCAAGAGCCTCAGGGTCTGGGTTACTG GGAGGCCTGGAGGCATCACTGCCAGGGAAAAGACCTCACTGAATGGGTGGATGGCTGTGACTTCTAG
- the LOC129469847 gene encoding sperm acrosome membrane-associated protein 3 isoform X5, which translates to MVSALRGAPLIRVCLAYFTSGFNTAAVDHEADGSTNNGIFQINSRRWCRNLTPNIPNVCRMYCSDLLNPDLKDTVICAMKITQEPQGLGYWEAWRHHCQGKDLTEWVDGCDF; encoded by the exons ATGGTCTCAGCTCTGCGGGGAGCACCCCTGATCA GGGTCTGCCTTGCTTATTTCACAAGCGGTTTCAACACAGCTGCTGTGGACCACGAGGCTGATGGGAGCACCAACAACGGGATCTTCCAGATCAACAGCCGGAGGTGGTGCAGAAACCTCACCCCGAACATCCCCAACGTGTGCCGGATGTACTGCTCAG ATTTGTTGAATCCTGATCTCAAGGATACCGTTATCTGTGCCATGAAAATCACCCAAGAGCCTCAGGGTCTGGGTTACTG GGAGGCCTGGAGGCATCACTGCCAGGGAAAAGACCTCACTGAATGGGTGGATGGCTGTGACTTCTAG